The proteins below are encoded in one region of Rubripirellula reticaptiva:
- a CDS encoding cytidylate kinase-like family protein, which produces MSLHVSAIEQRAESNIQKWVQAETTSNRLPHNELQKQVGPYLAVSRETGACGSEVAEKVAKRLQWDLLDHQIVEYMEQHYGTPRCLIQRVDERHENWLSSIVTARIGGLGFSESTFTHRVTKLLLLAASHGNVVIVGRGASFVLPRDRGLSVRIVAPMDFRVEQIMLQRGVSEKDARRFVVDTDHDREVYIKDHFHQKATDPHLYDLILNVGDISLDDAADTIVESIGQFIRKVA; this is translated from the coding sequence ATGAGTCTTCACGTTTCTGCGATCGAACAACGAGCTGAAAGCAACATCCAGAAATGGGTACAAGCCGAAACCACATCGAATCGACTCCCCCACAACGAGCTGCAAAAGCAGGTCGGACCATACCTTGCAGTGTCGCGAGAAACCGGCGCCTGCGGCAGCGAGGTAGCCGAAAAGGTTGCCAAGCGACTGCAGTGGGACTTGCTTGATCATCAAATCGTCGAATACATGGAGCAGCATTATGGCACTCCTCGCTGCTTGATACAGCGGGTCGACGAACGGCATGAAAACTGGCTCAGTTCGATCGTTACTGCCCGAATTGGCGGACTCGGGTTTTCTGAATCAACGTTTACCCATCGCGTCACCAAACTTTTACTGCTGGCAGCCTCCCACGGCAACGTAGTCATCGTCGGCCGTGGCGCTAGTTTCGTTTTACCCCGCGATCGCGGCCTGTCCGTACGAATCGTCGCACCGATGGATTTCCGAGTCGAACAGATAATGCTTCAACGTGGTGTCAGTGAAAAAGATGCTCGTCGGTTTGTCGTCGATACAGATCACGACCGAGAAGTGTACATCAAAGACCACTTTCACCAGAAAGCTACCGATCCGCATCTATACGATCTGATCTTAAATGTGGGAGATATCTCGCTCGACGATGCCGCGGACACGATCGTCGAGTCAATCGGCCAATTCATCCGAAAAGTCGCTTGA
- a CDS encoding carbon storage regulator, with protein MFVLSRKASGTIKIVSGVALVVMRMASARVEIDIDAPREIAVSHSQLRDKDCCGYDEFRALAGCATGSKRPQATREI; from the coding sequence ATGTTTGTTCTCAGTCGAAAGGCGAGTGGAACCATTAAAATTGTTTCGGGTGTCGCCCTCGTCGTCATGAGAATGGCGAGTGCGCGAGTTGAGATTGACATTGATGCTCCTCGAGAGATTGCGGTTTCGCACAGCCAGCTTCGCGATAAGGACTGCTGTGGTTACGACGAGTTTCGAGCCCTCGCTGGCTGTGCCACTGGATCTAAACGTCCTCAAGCAACACGAGAAATCTGA
- a CDS encoding efflux RND transporter periplasmic adaptor subunit: MRIKLALTVIVAIASLSVAGVGRLKETYNDHFGSQASSGENADEALELAEVSEHHLETQGNADHHAVAEHGGGEHHAEHKIVVTSPVSTDVTLTQQYVCQIHSRRHIEICALEGGYLNEIGVGEGQTVKKGQSLFRILPTLYEARLDADMAEAQLAEVEYSNTQSLVQQNIVSEQELKLAKAKLAKALAKVKLAQAEMNFADIKAPFDGIVDRLHEQEGSLVEEGAMLTTMSDNSVMWVYFNVPEARYLEYQAALNAGQDRDSLNVQLKLANHQIFNQPGKIGAIEADFNNETGNIAFRADFQNSEGLLRHGQTGTILIHKIENDAIVIPQRATYEILAKKYAYVVGEDNVVHQREIVVKNEKDDIFILSEGLAAGEKIVLEGIRQVRDGEKIEYEFAEPETVLANLKNHAE, encoded by the coding sequence ATGCGTATCAAGCTAGCCCTAACGGTCATCGTCGCGATCGCCTCGCTGTCGGTGGCAGGCGTTGGCAGGCTGAAAGAAACCTACAACGATCACTTCGGTTCGCAAGCATCATCTGGTGAAAACGCCGACGAAGCACTTGAACTCGCGGAGGTCTCTGAACATCACCTTGAAACCCAGGGTAACGCCGATCATCACGCAGTCGCTGAACACGGCGGGGGCGAACATCACGCCGAGCATAAGATCGTCGTCACCAGTCCGGTGTCGACGGATGTGACGTTGACACAACAATACGTTTGCCAAATTCACTCTCGTCGCCACATCGAAATCTGCGCACTCGAAGGCGGCTATTTGAACGAGATCGGAGTGGGCGAAGGACAAACCGTAAAAAAGGGTCAGTCGTTGTTTCGCATCTTGCCGACTTTGTACGAAGCACGACTGGACGCCGACATGGCCGAAGCCCAACTGGCCGAAGTCGAATACAGCAACACACAAAGTTTAGTCCAGCAGAACATCGTTTCGGAACAAGAACTGAAACTCGCAAAGGCAAAACTCGCAAAAGCGCTCGCCAAGGTCAAATTGGCCCAAGCCGAAATGAATTTTGCTGACATCAAGGCACCGTTCGATGGCATCGTCGACCGCTTGCACGAACAAGAGGGCAGCCTTGTCGAAGAGGGCGCGATGTTGACGACCATGTCCGACAACAGCGTGATGTGGGTCTACTTCAACGTCCCCGAGGCTCGCTATCTGGAATACCAAGCTGCGTTGAATGCGGGACAGGACCGAGACAGCCTAAACGTGCAGTTGAAACTAGCGAACCACCAAATCTTCAATCAACCCGGCAAGATCGGAGCCATCGAAGCCGACTTCAACAACGAAACCGGCAACATCGCATTCCGCGCCGACTTCCAAAACTCTGAAGGTCTGCTGCGCCACGGCCAAACCGGAACGATCTTGATTCACAAAATTGAAAACGATGCGATCGTAATTCCGCAACGAGCGACGTATGAAATTTTGGCAAAGAAGTATGCCTATGTCGTCGGTGAAGACAACGTGGTTCATCAACGCGAGATCGTTGTCAAAAACGAAAAGGACGACATCTTCATTTTGTCCGAAGGACTCGCAGCAGGCGAAAAGATTGTGCTCGAAGGCATTCGCCAAGTTCGCGACGGCGAAAAGATCGAGTACGAGTTTGCCGAGCCTGAAACCGTGCTCGCCAATCTTAAGAATCACGCGGAATAA
- a CDS encoding efflux RND transporter permease subunit → MFEKFLNRPALAIVISLLILFMGGLAINVLPISQFPSVAPPSVRVSVSYPGASAKILIDSTMVILEQAINGVPNMRYMLSDATSAGEGTIQIIFEPGTDPDVAVMNVNNRVQMVKNNVPPIVQREGIIVMQNMTSMLMYVNVFSTDPNVDQNYLYNYATVNILNEIKRIPGVGFASILGNRSYAMRVELDLERMRAYEVDAEDVMEALAEQSMIGSPGRLGQATGTTSQTLEYVLTWVGRYTTPEEYSKIILRATQEGEILRLGDVAKVSLGSSFYDLYSDIDGLPAAAIVLKQTPGSNAAEVIEKVKEKVAEIKEKQFPPGMDYAVTYDVSNFLDASIEKVLHTLFEAFILVSLVVYLFLGDFRSTLIPTLAVPVSLIGTFFFMLMFGMSINLITLFALVLAIGVVVDDAIVVVEAVHEKMHAKHLGPYQATQEVVREISGAIIAITLVMTAVFVPVTFMTGPVGVFYRQFALTMAMSIVISGVVALSLTPVLCAMILKPLDDKGQRGIVGAINRGLAKTTGQFAFVFRGLLCLILGVAVGIGTYYLLHVEIVHEVLSEQIELDDTRVQIIAAAVAVLAAFSFRAMFSGHDGSPKRRSPIGVFLHVFDRGVEKVTSGYAGILRHIITRRLLTMVVIAAFGYGILVVNKVLPTGFIPLEDQGMIYGIVQTPPGSTLEYTNAKCHELQAICKQMDEVTSVSSIAGYEVLTEGRGSNAGTCIINLKPWADRELTSKQIIEELEERGTDIANVKLEFFEPPAVPGFGAAGGFSVNLLDQTNSGDYTALGEETDKFMEALGKRPELKGLFTFFAANYPQYEIIIDNDVAMQKGVSIRDAMDNLSIVIGSTWEQGFVRFGQFYKVYVQAAPQFRRYPDDLDNLFVKNDSGEMVPYSAFMRIEKKQGLNEISRYNLYPTAPIQGAPAAGYSSGEAIAAIKEVAAETLPNGFSIDWQGLAYDEAKAGNTAVYIFAIVVIFVYMVLVGQYESFIIPLAVLASLPVGLFGSFLFLKSMGLANDVYCQIGLVMLVGLLGKNAILIIEFAVQRRQQGLSIMEAGIEGGKLRFRPILMTSFAFIAGLIPLVRATGPGAIGNRTIGTTAVGGMLLGTLVGVLVIPGLYYLFAKLADGRHLIRDEHEEPLSEIFERHHGDTH, encoded by the coding sequence ATGTTTGAAAAATTTCTAAATCGGCCCGCGTTGGCCATCGTCATTTCGCTGCTGATCCTGTTCATGGGTGGGCTGGCGATCAACGTGCTTCCGATATCGCAGTTCCCATCGGTCGCACCGCCTAGCGTTCGCGTGTCGGTGTCCTATCCAGGTGCGAGTGCAAAGATCCTGATCGACTCGACGATGGTCATCTTAGAGCAAGCGATCAACGGCGTGCCCAACATGCGATACATGTTGAGCGACGCCACCAGCGCAGGCGAAGGAACCATCCAGATCATTTTTGAACCCGGCACTGACCCCGACGTCGCGGTCATGAACGTGAACAACCGCGTTCAGATGGTCAAGAACAATGTGCCACCGATCGTCCAGCGCGAAGGCATCATCGTCATGCAAAACATGACCAGCATGCTGATGTACGTGAACGTGTTCAGCACCGATCCAAACGTCGACCAGAACTATCTTTACAACTATGCCACCGTCAACATTCTGAACGAAATCAAACGCATACCAGGCGTCGGTTTCGCATCGATTCTAGGCAACCGGTCGTATGCGATGCGAGTTGAATTAGACCTAGAACGCATGCGAGCTTACGAGGTCGATGCGGAAGACGTGATGGAAGCGCTCGCCGAACAAAGCATGATCGGCTCGCCAGGGCGACTTGGACAAGCCACCGGAACAACATCGCAAACACTTGAATACGTGCTGACCTGGGTTGGCCGCTACACCACGCCCGAGGAATACAGCAAGATCATTTTGCGAGCAACACAGGAAGGCGAGATCCTGCGACTCGGCGATGTCGCCAAGGTCTCGCTCGGATCGTCTTTCTATGACCTCTATTCCGATATCGACGGCTTGCCCGCCGCCGCCATCGTCCTGAAACAAACTCCCGGCTCGAATGCGGCCGAAGTGATCGAGAAAGTCAAAGAGAAGGTCGCCGAGATCAAAGAGAAACAGTTTCCGCCAGGCATGGACTACGCAGTGACCTACGACGTCTCGAACTTCCTAGACGCGTCGATTGAAAAAGTGCTTCACACTCTATTCGAAGCATTCATTTTGGTGTCCTTGGTCGTCTATCTGTTTCTTGGCGACTTTCGCAGCACCTTGATTCCGACACTAGCGGTTCCCGTTTCGCTGATCGGAACGTTCTTCTTCATGCTGATGTTTGGCATGTCAATTAACTTGATCACTCTATTCGCACTCGTGTTGGCCATCGGTGTGGTGGTCGACGACGCGATTGTCGTGGTCGAAGCAGTCCACGAGAAAATGCACGCGAAACACCTTGGCCCCTACCAGGCTACCCAAGAAGTGGTTCGCGAAATCAGCGGAGCGATCATTGCGATCACGTTGGTGATGACCGCTGTTTTCGTTCCCGTAACATTCATGACTGGCCCGGTAGGCGTGTTTTACCGACAGTTTGCACTAACGATGGCAATGTCGATTGTCATCTCGGGGGTTGTCGCACTATCGCTGACGCCGGTGTTATGCGCGATGATCTTGAAACCGCTTGACGACAAAGGCCAGCGAGGAATTGTCGGCGCAATCAACCGAGGCTTGGCCAAAACGACGGGGCAGTTCGCGTTTGTTTTTCGCGGTCTGTTGTGCTTGATACTCGGGGTGGCCGTTGGTATCGGCACCTATTATCTGCTGCATGTTGAGATCGTTCACGAAGTACTATCCGAACAAATCGAACTAGACGACACCCGCGTTCAAATCATTGCTGCTGCTGTCGCAGTGTTAGCTGCATTCTCGTTTCGAGCCATGTTCTCCGGTCACGACGGCAGCCCAAAGCGACGCAGTCCCATCGGGGTCTTTTTGCATGTGTTTGACCGCGGCGTCGAAAAGGTTACCAGCGGTTACGCCGGCATTCTTCGTCACATCATCACACGCCGACTTTTGACCATGGTTGTGATCGCCGCGTTTGGCTACGGCATCCTTGTCGTCAACAAGGTATTGCCGACTGGCTTCATTCCGCTGGAAGACCAAGGCATGATCTACGGCATCGTGCAGACGCCGCCCGGCTCAACACTGGAATACACCAACGCAAAGTGTCATGAACTGCAAGCGATTTGCAAACAGATGGACGAGGTAACCTCGGTCTCGTCGATCGCTGGCTACGAAGTCTTGACTGAAGGGCGCGGATCAAATGCTGGCACATGCATCATTAACTTGAAACCCTGGGCTGATCGCGAGCTAACCTCGAAGCAAATCATTGAAGAACTAGAAGAACGCGGCACTGATATCGCCAACGTAAAACTGGAATTCTTCGAACCGCCCGCCGTACCAGGCTTTGGTGCCGCAGGTGGATTCTCGGTGAATCTGCTAGATCAAACCAACAGCGGTGACTACACGGCTTTGGGAGAAGAGACCGACAAGTTCATGGAAGCGCTCGGCAAACGCCCTGAACTGAAAGGTCTGTTTACCTTCTTTGCCGCCAACTATCCCCAATACGAAATCATCATCGACAATGACGTCGCGATGCAAAAAGGCGTCTCGATCCGCGACGCCATGGACAACTTGTCAATCGTGATCGGAAGCACGTGGGAACAGGGGTTCGTTCGCTTTGGCCAGTTTTACAAAGTCTACGTTCAAGCCGCGCCACAGTTCCGTCGCTATCCTGATGACTTGGACAACTTGTTCGTCAAAAATGATTCTGGCGAAATGGTGCCCTATTCTGCGTTCATGCGTATCGAAAAGAAGCAAGGTTTGAACGAAATCAGTCGGTACAACTTGTATCCGACCGCACCAATCCAGGGTGCACCCGCGGCGGGATACAGCAGCGGCGAAGCAATCGCGGCAATCAAAGAAGTCGCTGCCGAAACGCTGCCGAACGGGTTCAGTATCGACTGGCAAGGTCTCGCCTATGACGAAGCAAAAGCTGGTAACACCGCCGTCTATATTTTCGCAATCGTGGTGATCTTTGTTTATATGGTCTTAGTCGGACAGTACGAAAGCTTCATCATCCCGCTAGCCGTGCTGGCGTCACTACCAGTCGGACTATTTGGGTCGTTCTTGTTCCTAAAGTCGATGGGGCTCGCCAACGATGTGTATTGCCAAATCGGCTTAGTGATGCTGGTCGGTTTGCTGGGCAAGAATGCGATTCTGATCATCGAGTTTGCGGTGCAACGTCGCCAACAGGGCCTAAGCATCATGGAAGCCGGCATCGAAGGCGGGAAGCTGCGGTTTCGCCCGATTTTGATGACTTCTTTCGCGTTCATCGCCGGTCTGATCCCGTTGGTACGAGCAACTGGTCCCGGGGCGATCGGAAACCGAACAATCGGTACCACGGCAGTCGGCGGCATGTTGCTGGGGACACTTGTGGGCGTTCTGGTGATCCCAGGACTTTACTATCTGTTCGCAAAACTTGCTGATGGACGACACCTGATTCGTGACGAACACGAGGAACCGCTCAGTGAAATATTCGAGCGTCACCATGGGGACACGCACTAA
- a CDS encoding two-component system sensor histidine kinase NtrB, producing the protein MFRNQTTEIGKNYRVAVIGLSLLSAAALAITLWMLTDLTKEQSVVDSLMKELPTGERGPAEYLAGELKWQFRLTILVVINVTVAGIAVILLWRAYHASQASLRDFKALASDVISGMDLGVITTDLAGYVTSINQRGIELLELDSDCVGDSIAGFKTVALNEFRDDWMAERSTEMFRDLSVEIDGGTRRLRTFCQTLNDHEGNEVGNVIQLRDVTERFLIEQRMRRMERYMGLGSLAGGLHHEIKNPLAALSLHVQLLEEQLESDGTSDENRQMLGVIRTEVTRIGGVLESFRDFAAIDSLHSIRVDIAEMLKQQVELMRLQTHQQNILVVLNTGEGETTLEADQTRLEQVFLNLFINATEAMPEGGQLTISIDHIDESLRINFADTGNGIPASLADKILDPYFTTKDHGTGLGLALCDKIVRQHQGTLDFYSSANGTTFEVTLPFESQANVSSGDLLDQAESPMDFQTLPTRSPDAQLGVIQAH; encoded by the coding sequence ATGTTTCGCAATCAGACAACCGAAATCGGAAAGAACTATCGGGTAGCCGTGATCGGTTTGTCTTTGCTAAGCGCAGCGGCCCTAGCAATCACCCTATGGATGCTAACCGACCTGACCAAGGAGCAATCAGTTGTCGACAGTCTGATGAAAGAGTTGCCAACTGGCGAAAGGGGGCCTGCCGAATATTTGGCAGGCGAGTTGAAGTGGCAGTTTCGTTTGACGATCTTGGTCGTCATAAACGTCACCGTCGCCGGAATCGCTGTCATCTTGTTGTGGCGTGCCTACCATGCTTCGCAAGCGTCACTACGCGATTTTAAAGCGCTCGCCAGCGATGTGATCAGCGGGATGGACCTTGGCGTGATTACAACAGACTTGGCTGGATACGTCACCAGCATCAATCAGCGTGGCATCGAACTGCTTGAACTTGATTCAGACTGCGTCGGCGACTCAATCGCAGGTTTCAAGACCGTTGCCCTAAACGAGTTCCGCGATGACTGGATGGCGGAACGATCGACTGAAATGTTTCGGGATCTTTCCGTCGAAATCGACGGTGGTACTCGCCGGCTTCGTACCTTCTGTCAAACGTTGAACGATCACGAAGGAAACGAAGTTGGAAATGTGATTCAACTTCGCGACGTCACCGAGCGATTTTTAATCGAACAACGAATGCGACGGATGGAGCGTTACATGGGGCTAGGTTCGCTCGCTGGTGGTCTGCACCACGAGATCAAGAACCCGCTAGCTGCATTGTCGCTGCACGTTCAGCTGCTAGAAGAACAACTCGAATCAGATGGAACCTCGGACGAGAATCGACAGATGCTTGGCGTCATCCGGACCGAAGTAACGCGGATCGGCGGAGTTTTAGAAAGCTTTCGCGATTTCGCGGCAATTGACAGTCTCCATTCGATCCGAGTGGATATCGCCGAAATGCTAAAGCAACAAGTTGAATTGATGCGACTACAAACTCATCAGCAAAATATATTGGTCGTTTTGAATACAGGCGAAGGTGAAACGACGTTGGAGGCTGACCAGACGCGTCTAGAACAAGTTTTTTTAAACCTATTCATTAACGCGACGGAGGCGATGCCGGAGGGTGGACAACTGACAATTTCAATCGATCACATCGACGAATCGTTGCGGATTAACTTTGCAGATACTGGAAATGGCATTCCAGCAAGCCTAGCCGACAAGATCCTCGACCCCTATTTCACAACCAAAGATCACGGCACCGGATTGGGATTGGCACTCTGTGACAAGATCGTGCGGCAACACCAGGGAACACTTGATTTTTATAGTTCCGCAAACGGAACGACGTTTGAAGTCACATTACCATTCGAGTCTCAAGCCAACGTTTCGTCGGGTGATTTGCTTGACCAAGCAGAGAGCCCAATGGACTTCCAAACGTTGCCAACACGTTCACCAGACGCTCAGTTGGGCGTGATACAAGCCCATTAG
- a CDS encoding sigma-54-dependent transcriptional regulator: MNSNFNVLIVDDEPNIRSGLAKGLSKLANQIDTAGTVNEGLDKFDAGDFQLVIADVRMPGDRDGLDLISLVKQRSPGTTTIVITAHGSMETAVDAMRRGAFDFISKPVDLNLIREQVSRAAAHHRLKNENHELKEKLAAAGEISGIIGNSQAIQELLVQIRQVASTDATVMIQGESGTGKELIARAIHDQSNRASNPFIAVNLGALPESLLESELFGHEQGSFTGASRQKPGCFEQAIGGTLFLDEITEIPAKSQVDLLRVLESQRYLRVGGEAELQSDARIVSATNRDVSQMLAEGTFREDLYYRLNIVPIHVPPLRSRRGDVPLLVEYFLEHFQKRHGRPPKAFDSDAMQLLINARWPGNVRQLRNVIERVVVTSTSDKIGIRDLPDDLPQGEVSLNHPVRTLAEITEAAEKSGIESALAANDYHRELTAKSLCISVRTLHYKMNKYDLH, from the coding sequence ATGAATAGCAATTTCAATGTCCTGATCGTTGACGACGAACCCAACATCCGTTCGGGACTCGCTAAAGGTCTGTCCAAGCTAGCCAACCAAATCGACACAGCCGGAACGGTCAATGAAGGACTCGACAAGTTTGACGCAGGCGACTTTCAGCTCGTCATCGCCGACGTGCGAATGCCTGGTGATCGAGATGGTTTGGATCTAATTTCGCTGGTCAAGCAACGAAGTCCAGGGACAACCACCATCGTGATCACGGCTCACGGCAGTATGGAAACGGCTGTCGATGCGATGCGCCGTGGTGCGTTTGACTTCATCAGCAAGCCGGTCGACTTGAACCTGATAAGGGAACAGGTCAGCCGAGCTGCCGCCCACCACCGGCTTAAGAATGAAAACCACGAGCTGAAAGAAAAACTAGCTGCCGCAGGCGAGATCAGCGGAATCATTGGCAACAGCCAAGCGATCCAAGAGTTACTGGTGCAGATTCGCCAAGTCGCCTCGACTGATGCCACCGTCATGATCCAGGGCGAAAGCGGTACGGGCAAGGAACTGATTGCTCGAGCGATTCATGACCAAAGCAACCGGGCGTCCAATCCGTTCATCGCAGTGAACCTTGGTGCGTTGCCTGAATCGCTATTGGAAAGCGAGCTATTTGGTCACGAACAGGGTTCGTTTACCGGTGCTTCGCGTCAGAAACCCGGCTGTTTTGAACAAGCAATCGGCGGCACTCTCTTTCTCGACGAGATCACCGAAATTCCTGCCAAGAGCCAAGTCGATCTGCTTCGCGTGTTGGAATCCCAGCGATACTTGCGGGTGGGCGGTGAAGCTGAATTGCAATCGGATGCAAGAATCGTGTCAGCGACAAACCGCGACGTGTCGCAGATGCTCGCCGAAGGAACGTTTCGCGAAGACCTTTACTATCGCTTGAACATCGTACCGATTCACGTTCCGCCGCTCAGGTCGCGTCGTGGCGACGTGCCCCTGTTGGTGGAATACTTTCTAGAACACTTTCAAAAACGTCACGGCCGACCGCCCAAGGCATTTGACTCTGACGCGATGCAGTTACTAATCAACGCCCGATGGCCCGGAAATGTTCGCCAACTAAGAAACGTAATTGAACGTGTCGTCGTGACGTCAACGAGCGACAAGATCGGAATCCGTGACCTACCGGACGATCTACCCCAAGGCGAAGTATCGTTAAATCACCCCGTTCGAACGCTTGCCGAAATCACCGAAGCAGCGGAAAAATCAGGTATCGAATCTGCGTTAGCGGCAAACGACTACCATCGCGAGCTAACGGCTAAATCGCTTTGCATCAGTGTCCGTACCTTGCACTACAAAATGAACAAATACGACCTTCACTAA
- a CDS encoding PTS sugar transporter subunit IIA, translating into MTVSTVPANDRNHPSIAPDLSFASVFHADTVMVLGERETKLSVVAKLVQRLSNTGRLGVNQTNEIIHRITFRESLASTAFGRGLAFPHLRTPHVKNFIGSIAILPSGVPFDSNDGAETKLVFLTLSPYASREHHTQLLSRLVSLLSNKAAAVQLIKNENATAFHRTLCRFDAR; encoded by the coding sequence ATGACTGTCTCGACCGTTCCTGCCAACGATCGCAACCATCCATCGATCGCACCTGACCTTTCGTTCGCAAGTGTCTTTCACGCCGATACCGTCATGGTTCTCGGCGAACGGGAAACCAAGCTATCCGTCGTCGCGAAGTTGGTCCAACGGCTATCGAATACCGGCCGGCTGGGCGTAAACCAAACCAACGAGATCATTCACCGTATTACGTTTCGCGAAAGCCTAGCGTCGACCGCATTTGGCCGCGGACTCGCGTTTCCCCATCTTCGGACTCCGCATGTCAAAAACTTCATTGGCTCGATCGCCATCCTGCCGTCAGGCGTCCCCTTCGATTCCAACGATGGCGCAGAAACCAAACTCGTCTTCTTGACACTGTCGCCTTACGCCAGCCGCGAGCACCATACCCAATTGCTCAGCCGTCTGGTCAGTCTGCTTAGCAATAAAGCCGCAGCAGTTCAGTTGATCAAGAACGAAAACGCAACCGCATTCCACCGCACACTTTGCCGCTTTGACGCTCGCTAA